A genomic stretch from Arthrobacter sp. KBS0702 includes:
- a CDS encoding MFS transporter: protein MSGTPAAAMSSVEKRVLYVAIVASFIAFLDGSVVNLALPAIGRELGGGLVVQQWVVDAYLLTLGALILVAGSLSDQFGRVRVLQWGLAGFTATSVLCGLAWSGESLIVARGLQGVAGALLVPSSLALIVTVFSGPAQSAAIGKWSAWTSGAIVAAPLLGGVSVDVFTWRLIFFLNVVPAVAVWPALRRLRELDLDRAPGSTIDVRGTVLAVIGLGGIVYAFIERGALGWGAPQVWLPLVVGLAGLIAFLVHERSTRAPMMPLRLFAIRNFGWGNIATTVIYGALNLGFFVLGLFLQQVAGLGATAAGFALLPSTLILLLLSARIGALSGRFGPRWFMTAGPLLCATGFVMLLGVGLPLDYFGQVFPGMVVFGIGLAVTVAPLTSAILGAVDPEEAGIGSAVNNAVARIAGLVTIAFAGLITGPVITTAGLHGTAMVTAGLFIAGAAASAVGIRNPPREVADSTGADGA, encoded by the coding sequence ATGTCCGGCACCCCCGCCGCAGCCATGTCCAGCGTCGAGAAGCGCGTGCTGTACGTGGCGATTGTCGCGTCCTTCATCGCCTTTCTGGACGGCTCGGTGGTCAACCTTGCCCTCCCCGCCATCGGACGGGAGCTCGGCGGCGGGCTGGTGGTCCAGCAGTGGGTGGTGGACGCCTACCTGCTGACCCTGGGCGCGCTGATCCTGGTCGCAGGCTCCCTCTCGGACCAGTTCGGCCGGGTGCGGGTCCTGCAATGGGGCCTCGCCGGCTTCACCGCCACCTCGGTGCTGTGCGGCCTGGCCTGGAGCGGTGAGTCGCTGATAGTGGCCCGCGGCCTGCAAGGCGTCGCCGGAGCGCTGCTGGTCCCCAGTTCGCTGGCCCTGATCGTCACCGTGTTCAGCGGCCCGGCGCAGTCCGCGGCGATCGGCAAATGGTCCGCCTGGACGTCAGGGGCCATCGTCGCCGCCCCGCTACTCGGGGGCGTCTCCGTGGACGTGTTCACGTGGCGGCTCATCTTCTTCCTCAACGTCGTCCCGGCGGTCGCGGTCTGGCCGGCACTGCGCCGGCTGCGCGAACTGGACCTGGACCGCGCGCCCGGCAGCACCATCGACGTCAGGGGAACGGTGCTCGCGGTCATCGGCCTCGGCGGCATCGTCTACGCCTTCATCGAACGCGGGGCCCTCGGCTGGGGCGCCCCGCAGGTCTGGCTCCCGCTGGTCGTCGGCCTCGCCGGGCTCATCGCGTTCCTGGTCCATGAGCGGAGCACCCGGGCGCCGATGATGCCGCTGCGGTTGTTCGCCATCCGCAACTTCGGCTGGGGCAACATCGCCACCACGGTGATCTACGGCGCGCTGAACCTGGGCTTCTTCGTCCTGGGGCTCTTTCTGCAGCAGGTCGCCGGGCTCGGTGCCACGGCCGCCGGATTCGCCCTGCTGCCCTCCACCCTGATCCTGCTCCTGCTCTCCGCCCGGATCGGGGCACTCTCCGGCCGCTTCGGTCCGCGCTGGTTTATGACCGCGGGGCCGCTGCTGTGCGCGACGGGCTTCGTGATGCTGCTCGGCGTCGGGCTGCCGCTGGACTATTTTGGCCAGGTCTTCCCGGGCATGGTGGTCTTTGGGATCGGACTGGCCGTGACCGTGGCGCCGCTGACCTCGGCGATTCTTGGCGCCGTCGATCCGGAGGAAGCCGGGATCGGTTCGGCCGTAAACAACGCCGTCGCCCGCATCGCTGGCCTGGTGACCATCGCGTTCGCCGGGCTCATCACCGGGCCGGTGATTACGACGGCGGGGCTGCACGGCACGGCGATGGTCACCGCCGGGCTCTTCATTGCCGGCGCCGCGGCCTCCGCCGTCGGGATCCGGAACCCGCCGCGGGAGGTCGCGGACAGTACAGGTGCGGACGGCGCCTAG
- the smpB gene encoding SsrA-binding protein SmpB, which yields MPKESGRKVVATNRKARHDYHIMDTYEAGIALMGTEVKSLREGHASMVDGFCTFYNDELWMEGIHIPEYHQGSWTNHAARRRRKLLLHRDELTKISHKIRESGFTIVPLQLYFVDGRAKVEIGVARGKKEYDKRQTLREQQDKREALRVMRERNRA from the coding sequence GTGCCTAAAGAAAGTGGCCGGAAGGTAGTGGCCACCAACCGCAAGGCCCGGCACGACTACCACATCATGGATACCTATGAGGCCGGCATCGCGCTCATGGGTACCGAAGTGAAGTCCCTGCGCGAGGGCCACGCGTCCATGGTCGACGGCTTCTGCACCTTCTACAACGACGAGTTGTGGATGGAGGGCATCCACATCCCCGAGTACCACCAGGGGAGCTGGACCAACCACGCCGCCCGCCGGCGTCGGAAGCTGCTCCTGCACCGCGATGAGTTGACCAAGATCTCGCACAAGATCCGCGAATCGGGCTTCACGATTGTGCCGCTGCAGCTGTACTTCGTGGACGGCCGTGCCAAGGTGGAGATCGGCGTCGCCCGCGGCAAGAAGGAATACGACAAGCGCCAGACGCTGCGGGAGCAGCAGGACAAGCGCGAGGCCCTCCGCGTGATGCGGGAGCGGAACCGGGCCTGA
- a CDS encoding M23 family metallopeptidase: MTPMARRTAPAGRAGRRSRLISAAVALLLAANLGASTPVAFADTLEDQQAALDAEAARVQQSLEFVDAKIAKAAGDLVVYQGQLPGAQQALLDAQGRVAGAVKEVEALAARVDLAQQNKAKITQQLENDKQKTTETKKLIGQIATQAYKSGGVPSNLSLFFGSNQGGSLTDTIDLADQALRSQNSAMDKLTQQNATNVNSQARLQAVEAEIKDLKAKADAALAREKAARDEAEAKKAQVDKLIADTTRLNGELQAAKPGIQSQLAQVKARQDAVAAEIVERDRKLREAWEAEQRRIAEAAAAAARAQGQAERPYVPAPPGPLSAFGLRSPFNGIPITSGFGWRATPPGTIDFYGQGGYMHTGIDFGAPCGTPVFAPAAGTVFSAGWGNDGGGNHVKISHGVVQGNSLTTIFYHNTSVVVSAGQQVSQGQLIAYSGTTGNSTGCHSHFETWVNGRAVDPMGLL, from the coding sequence ATGACACCGATGGCCCGACGCACCGCACCGGCCGGCCGCGCCGGCCGCCGCAGCCGCCTGATCAGTGCCGCGGTGGCGCTGCTCCTCGCAGCCAACCTGGGCGCCTCGACGCCGGTAGCCTTCGCCGACACGCTCGAAGACCAGCAGGCGGCCCTCGACGCCGAGGCCGCGCGGGTGCAGCAGTCGCTCGAATTCGTGGACGCGAAGATCGCCAAGGCCGCCGGGGACCTGGTGGTCTACCAGGGCCAGCTGCCGGGCGCCCAGCAAGCACTGCTCGATGCGCAGGGCCGGGTGGCCGGCGCCGTCAAGGAGGTGGAGGCCCTCGCCGCGCGGGTGGACCTCGCCCAGCAGAACAAAGCCAAAATCACCCAGCAGCTTGAGAACGACAAGCAGAAGACGACCGAAACCAAAAAGCTGATCGGGCAGATCGCCACACAGGCATACAAGTCCGGCGGCGTGCCGTCAAACCTCTCGCTCTTCTTCGGCTCGAACCAGGGCGGCAGCCTCACCGACACCATCGACCTGGCGGACCAGGCCCTGCGCAGCCAGAACTCCGCGATGGACAAGCTGACCCAGCAGAATGCCACCAACGTGAACTCGCAGGCGCGGCTGCAGGCCGTCGAGGCCGAGATCAAGGACCTCAAGGCCAAGGCCGACGCCGCGCTGGCCCGTGAGAAGGCTGCCCGCGACGAGGCGGAGGCCAAAAAGGCCCAGGTGGACAAGCTCATCGCCGACACCACGCGCCTCAACGGGGAACTGCAGGCGGCCAAGCCGGGGATCCAGAGCCAGCTCGCGCAGGTCAAGGCCCGGCAGGACGCCGTCGCCGCGGAAATCGTCGAGCGCGACCGGAAGCTGCGCGAGGCGTGGGAAGCCGAGCAGCGGCGCATTGCGGAGGCGGCCGCTGCGGCCGCCCGCGCGCAGGGGCAGGCCGAACGGCCCTACGTTCCGGCGCCTCCTGGCCCGCTGTCGGCCTTCGGCCTGCGCAGCCCGTTCAACGGCATCCCGATCACCTCCGGCTTCGGCTGGCGCGCGACGCCGCCGGGCACCATCGACTTCTACGGCCAGGGCGGCTACATGCACACCGGCATCGACTTCGGCGCCCCCTGCGGCACCCCCGTCTTTGCCCCGGCGGCCGGTACCGTCTTCTCGGCGGGCTGGGGGAACGACGGCGGCGGCAACCACGTGAAGATCTCCCACGGCGTGGTGCAGGGCAACTCGCTGACCACGATTTTCTACCACAACACCTCCGTGGTGGTCTCCGCCGGCCAGCAGGTCAGCCAGGGCCAGCTGATCGCCTACTCGGGAACCACCGGCAACTCGACCGGCTGCCACTCGCACTTCGAGACCTGGGTCAATGGCCGTGCGGTCGACCCGATGGGCCTGCTCTAA
- the ftsX gene encoding permease-like cell division protein FtsX has translation MRLAFILAEIGSGLRRNLSMVVSVILVTFVSLTFVGAAGMLQLQINQMKGYWYDKVQVAVFLCSDGSTAPGCATGPATPEQQDALRKLLQSPSVAQYVNDFQFESKDDAYRHFKEQFSNSPIVDSVTPDQLPASFRINLKDPEKYQVISENFSSQPGVESVIDQRQLLERLFSAMNAASLVAVSVAGVMIVCAILLIATTIRLSAFSRRRETGIMRLVGASKTVIQLPFILEGVIAAVIGAALASGTLWAVAHFFLGEFLSKQYPDTAFISPAQTLILAPALIGLGVLLAGISSLLTLRRYLRV, from the coding sequence GTGAGGCTCGCCTTCATCCTGGCCGAGATCGGCAGCGGCCTGCGCCGCAACCTGTCCATGGTGGTCTCCGTCATCCTGGTCACCTTCGTTTCCCTGACCTTTGTGGGCGCGGCGGGCATGCTGCAACTGCAGATCAACCAGATGAAGGGCTACTGGTACGACAAGGTCCAGGTCGCCGTCTTCCTCTGCAGCGACGGTTCGACGGCGCCAGGCTGCGCCACCGGGCCGGCGACGCCGGAGCAGCAGGACGCCCTGCGCAAGCTGCTGCAGTCCCCGTCAGTGGCCCAGTACGTCAACGATTTCCAGTTCGAATCGAAAGATGACGCCTACCGGCACTTCAAGGAGCAGTTCTCCAACTCGCCGATCGTGGACTCGGTTACCCCGGACCAGCTCCCGGCTTCCTTCCGGATCAACCTGAAAGACCCGGAAAAGTACCAGGTGATCAGCGAAAACTTCTCCTCCCAGCCCGGTGTGGAGTCCGTGATCGACCAGCGCCAGCTGCTGGAGCGGCTCTTCTCCGCGATGAACGCCGCCTCCCTCGTGGCGGTCAGCGTCGCCGGGGTCATGATCGTCTGTGCCATCCTGCTGATCGCCACCACCATCCGGCTCTCCGCCTTCAGCCGCCGCCGGGAAACCGGGATCATGCGCCTCGTTGGCGCCTCCAAAACCGTGATCCAGCTGCCCTTCATCCTGGAGGGCGTGATTGCCGCCGTGATCGGTGCCGCCCTGGCGTCCGGCACGCTCTGGGCCGTCGCGCACTTCTTCCTCGGCGAGTTCCTGTCCAAGCAGTATCCGGACACGGCGTTCATCTCCCCGGCCCAGACACTGATCCTGGCTCCGGCCCTGATCGGCCTGGGCGTCCTGCTTGCCGGGATATCATCACTCCTGACCCTCCGCCGCTACTTGAGGGTTTAG
- the ftsE gene encoding cell division ATP-binding protein FtsE, translated as MIRFENVTKVYDQKARPALDSINLEIDRGEFAFLVGASGSGKSTFLRLVLKEDRASSGAVYVAGQNVAKISSWRVPRLRRGIGVVFQDFRLLPQKTVFANVAFAMQVIGRSRSVIRETVPEVLKTVGLEGKENRLPHELSGGEQQRVAIARAVVNRPGILLADEPTGNLDPTTSMGIMGVLDKINQNGTTVVMATHDDDIVNEMRKRVVELRNGVVIRDEARALYTSMMPVVGQSRRLRDASGEGQL; from the coding sequence ATGATCCGTTTCGAAAATGTCACCAAGGTCTACGACCAGAAAGCGCGACCGGCGCTGGATTCGATCAACCTTGAGATTGACCGCGGCGAATTCGCCTTCCTCGTCGGCGCCTCCGGCTCCGGCAAGTCCACCTTCCTGCGCCTCGTGCTGAAGGAGGACCGCGCGTCCTCCGGCGCCGTCTACGTCGCCGGCCAGAACGTGGCCAAGATTTCCAGCTGGCGGGTACCGCGGCTGCGCCGGGGGATCGGCGTCGTCTTCCAGGACTTCCGCCTGCTGCCGCAGAAAACCGTGTTCGCCAACGTCGCCTTCGCCATGCAGGTCATCGGCCGGAGCCGCAGCGTAATCCGCGAGACCGTCCCCGAAGTCCTCAAGACCGTGGGACTCGAAGGCAAGGAGAACCGGTTGCCGCACGAGCTCTCCGGCGGCGAGCAGCAGCGCGTGGCGATCGCCCGCGCCGTCGTCAACCGTCCCGGCATCCTGCTGGCCGACGAACCCACCGGCAACCTGGACCCCACCACCTCGATGGGCATCATGGGCGTCCTCGACAAGATCAACCAGAACGGCACCACCGTGGTGATGGCCACGCACGACGACGACATCGTTAACGAGATGCGCAAGCGCGTGGTGGAGCTGCGCAACGGGGTCGTCATCCGTGACGAGGCCCGGGCGCTGTACACCTCGATGATGCCGGTGGTCGGCCAGTCCCGCCGGCTGCGGGACGCGAGCGGGGAGGGCCAGCTGTGA
- the prfB gene encoding peptide chain release factor 2, with protein MANIDFPAEIRALRATYASIENVSNVEALKEDIAELSERAGEPNLWDDPAAAQVITSKLSHKQSELERLNKLVARIDDLEVLVELGQDEDDADSMGEAAAELESIRKSLKDLEVVTLLSGEFDEREAVVTIRAGAGGVDAADFAEMLLRMYLRWAERHGYPTTIMDTSYAEEAGLKSATFEVKAPYAFGTLSVEAGTHRLVRISPFDNQGRRQTSFAAVEVIPLIEQTDSIEIPDNEIRVDVFRSSGPGGQSVNTTDSAVRLTHLPTGTVVSMQNEKSQLQNRAAAMRVLQSRLLLLKKEQEDAEKKAFAGDVKASWGDQMRSYVLNPYQMVKDLRTEHEVGNTSAVFDGEIDDFIDAGIRWRTDNRNAEK; from the coding sequence ATGGCAAACATTGATTTTCCCGCAGAAATCCGCGCGCTGCGCGCCACCTACGCCTCCATCGAGAACGTTTCGAATGTCGAGGCGCTGAAGGAAGACATCGCCGAACTGAGCGAGCGCGCCGGCGAACCGAACCTCTGGGACGACCCCGCGGCGGCGCAGGTCATCACCTCCAAGCTCTCGCACAAGCAGTCCGAACTGGAGCGGCTGAACAAGCTCGTTGCCCGGATCGACGACCTGGAAGTCCTCGTGGAGCTCGGCCAGGACGAGGACGACGCCGATTCGATGGGGGAGGCGGCCGCGGAACTCGAATCCATCCGCAAGTCGCTGAAGGACCTCGAGGTCGTCACCCTGCTCTCCGGCGAGTTCGACGAGCGCGAAGCCGTGGTCACCATCCGCGCCGGCGCCGGCGGCGTGGACGCGGCGGACTTCGCCGAGATGCTGCTGCGGATGTACCTGCGCTGGGCCGAACGCCACGGCTACCCGACCACCATCATGGACACTTCCTACGCCGAAGAGGCCGGGCTGAAGTCCGCCACCTTCGAGGTCAAGGCCCCCTACGCCTTCGGCACCCTGAGCGTCGAGGCGGGCACCCACCGGCTGGTCCGGATCAGCCCCTTCGACAACCAGGGCCGCCGGCAGACCTCTTTCGCCGCGGTCGAGGTCATCCCGCTGATCGAGCAGACCGACTCCATCGAGATCCCGGACAACGAAATCCGCGTCGACGTCTTCCGCTCCTCCGGCCCGGGCGGCCAGTCGGTCAACACCACGGACTCCGCCGTGCGCCTGACCCACCTCCCCACCGGCACGGTCGTCTCCATGCAGAACGAGAAGTCACAGCTGCAAAACCGGGCGGCCGCCATGCGTGTGCTGCAGTCCCGCCTGCTGCTGCTCAAGAAGGAGCAGGAGGACGCCGAGAAGAAGGCGTTTGCCGGCGACGTGAAAGCGTCCTGGGGCGACCAGATGCGCTCCTACGTGCTCAACCCGTACCAGATGGTCAAGGACCTGCGCACCGAACACGAGGTGGGCAACACCTCCGCCGTGTTCGACGGCGAGATCGACGACTTCATCGACGCCGGCATCCGCTGGCGGACCGACAACCGTAACGCCGAGAAGTAG
- a CDS encoding pilus assembly protein TadG-related protein, with product MTAGSPARVSRGTSRGEDGQLMVLIIGYVLLALLVTVAVAGASSVYIEHKKLLSLADGASVAAADSFTLGQLENTTGSPTAVLSTGRVRSTAADYLNRTGAFGRFSGLTVAPATGSPDGSTAVVVLSAAVHPPIVNFLIPDGVRIEATSTARSRLTR from the coding sequence ATGACCGCCGGATCCCCGGCGCGGGTTAGCCGGGGAACCAGCCGCGGCGAGGACGGCCAGCTGATGGTGTTGATCATCGGCTACGTGCTGCTCGCCCTGCTCGTCACCGTCGCCGTCGCGGGCGCCTCCAGCGTGTACATCGAACACAAAAAACTGTTGTCACTGGCGGACGGGGCCTCGGTGGCCGCCGCCGACAGCTTCACCCTGGGGCAGCTGGAAAACACCACGGGCAGCCCCACCGCTGTCCTCAGCACCGGCCGCGTCCGCAGCACCGCCGCCGACTACCTGAACCGCACCGGCGCCTTCGGCCGGTTCAGCGGCCTCACGGTCGCCCCGGCCACGGGCAGCCCGGACGGATCCACCGCCGTCGTGGTCCTGAGCGCCGCGGTGCACCCGCCGATCGTCAACTTCCTGATCCCGGACGGGGTCCGGATCGAGGCGACGTCGACGGCGCGGTCCCGGCTGACGCGCTGA
- a CDS encoding TadE family protein: MNPAGSARARAPSAARAERGSAVVDFVLVGALLTLFFLGIVQLALVLHVRNTLIDAAASGARYGTLADRTAADARERTTQLIGVALTPEFARDVSTTETSYAGIRTLEVTVRAPLPVIGLIGPRALLEVKGHAAIQP; this comes from the coding sequence GTGAACCCAGCAGGCAGCGCACGCGCACGCGCACCCAGCGCCGCCCGCGCCGAACGCGGCTCCGCTGTGGTGGACTTTGTCTTGGTCGGTGCCCTCCTCACCCTGTTCTTCCTGGGGATCGTGCAGCTTGCCCTGGTGCTGCACGTCCGGAACACGCTGATCGATGCCGCCGCCTCGGGCGCCCGGTACGGCACCCTGGCCGACCGCACCGCCGCCGACGCGCGGGAACGCACCACGCAACTGATCGGCGTCGCCCTCACCCCGGAGTTTGCCCGGGATGTCAGCACCACGGAGACCAGCTACGCCGGCATCCGCACCCTCGAGGTGACGGTCCGCGCCCCGCTGCCCGTCATCGGCCTGATCGGCCCCCGCGCACTCCTGGAGGTGAAAGGACATGCCGCCATCCAGCCCTGA
- a CDS encoding type II secretion system F family protein — MTGLMASAVVCGVVLGGGLWLFLVRLPFLRPISFAERIGPQLRSHNLESRLLRATPGNVTPFGPLERILRPVVRDWVRALGRLNPGSSALNRRLARAGSSKSSVDFRAEQLLWAAGGFVAAAGTVLLGGAIGRFNPLFAVLIVVGSGLAGFLFRDYVLGAHIRKREARMMAEFPSVAELMALAVSAGESATGALDRVCRRTQGELSKEFSRVLADTRAGKPLADALQQFSSRTELGPLVRFVDGLIVAVERGTPLADVLRAQAQDVRDTAKRELMESAGRKEIGMMVPLVFGVLPLTVVFAVFPGLAAISLGL, encoded by the coding sequence GTGACCGGGCTTATGGCCAGCGCCGTGGTCTGCGGCGTCGTGCTGGGCGGCGGTCTCTGGTTGTTCCTGGTGCGGCTGCCGTTTCTGCGGCCCATCAGCTTCGCGGAGCGCATCGGACCGCAGCTCAGGTCCCACAACCTGGAATCCCGGCTGCTGCGCGCCACGCCCGGCAACGTCACCCCCTTCGGCCCGCTGGAACGGATTCTGCGCCCGGTGGTCCGTGACTGGGTACGGGCGCTGGGCAGGCTGAACCCGGGCTCGTCGGCGCTCAACCGCAGGCTTGCCCGGGCCGGAAGCAGCAAGTCGTCGGTCGATTTCCGCGCGGAGCAGCTGCTCTGGGCGGCCGGCGGATTCGTGGCGGCTGCGGGCACGGTGCTGCTGGGAGGAGCGATCGGCCGGTTCAACCCGCTGTTCGCGGTGCTGATCGTCGTCGGCTCCGGGCTCGCCGGCTTCCTGTTTCGCGACTATGTGCTGGGGGCGCACATCAGGAAGCGCGAAGCCCGCATGATGGCGGAGTTCCCCAGCGTGGCCGAGCTTATGGCCCTGGCCGTGAGCGCGGGGGAGAGCGCCACTGGCGCCCTGGACCGGGTGTGCCGCAGAACGCAGGGGGAGCTGTCGAAGGAGTTCTCCCGGGTGCTCGCCGACACCCGGGCCGGCAAGCCGCTGGCCGACGCGCTGCAGCAATTTTCGTCCCGCACCGAACTGGGCCCGCTGGTCCGGTTCGTTGACGGGCTGATCGTGGCAGTGGAACGCGGGACGCCGCTGGCGGACGTTCTGCGGGCCCAGGCGCAGGACGTGCGCGACACCGCCAAGCGCGAACTGATGGAATCCGCCGGCCGGAAGGAAATCGGCATGATGGTCCCGCTCGTCTTCGGCGTGTTGCCGCTGACGGTCGTATTCGCCGTCTTCCCGGGCCTGGCGGCCATCAGCCTGGGACTTTGA
- a CDS encoding type II secretion system F family protein: MAPLLGVLGGAGLLLVWWSAWEHPQTPVRPPRVSRLEDLLRAAGIEKVSRLGLLATCCGVGAFVTLMFFAGTRSWPISGCFGLFGGWLPLGLVKWRARKRSAVLRELWPDVVDHLRSAIRAGLSLPEALIQLGEKGPSELRPLFRDFGADYRSGGQFDPALSRLKERLADPVADRIVEALRLTREVGGSDLGRLLGTLAEFLRENARTRSELEARQSWTVNAARLAVAAPWIVLVLLASRPEAVAAYNSPVGAAVLLGGLVVSLFSYAVMLRIGALPQDERVLR; encoded by the coding sequence ATGGCGCCGCTGCTGGGGGTGCTTGGCGGCGCCGGACTGCTGCTGGTCTGGTGGTCTGCCTGGGAACATCCGCAGACACCAGTGCGCCCGCCGCGCGTCAGCCGGCTGGAGGACCTGCTGCGGGCCGCCGGCATCGAAAAAGTCAGCCGGCTCGGCCTGCTGGCGACCTGCTGTGGTGTGGGTGCCTTCGTCACCCTCATGTTCTTCGCGGGCACCAGATCCTGGCCGATTTCGGGCTGTTTTGGCCTGTTCGGAGGCTGGCTGCCGCTGGGCCTCGTGAAGTGGCGGGCCCGGAAGCGCTCGGCCGTGCTCCGTGAGCTGTGGCCCGACGTCGTAGACCACCTGCGCTCCGCCATCCGGGCTGGCCTGTCGCTGCCGGAGGCGCTGATCCAGCTGGGCGAGAAAGGACCGTCCGAGCTGCGCCCGCTGTTCCGCGACTTTGGCGCGGACTACCGCTCCGGAGGCCAGTTCGACCCGGCCCTGAGCCGGCTGAAGGAACGGCTCGCCGACCCGGTTGCGGACCGCATCGTCGAGGCGCTCCGGCTGACCCGGGAGGTGGGGGGATCGGACCTGGGCCGGCTGCTGGGCACCCTCGCGGAATTCCTGCGGGAGAACGCCCGGACCCGCAGCGAACTGGAGGCCCGGCAGTCGTGGACGGTCAACGCCGCCCGGCTCGCCGTGGCCGCGCCGTGGATTGTCCTGGTGCTCCTGGCCAGCCGGCCCGAGGCCGTGGCCGCCTACAACTCGCCCGTCGGGGCGGCGGTGCTGCTCGGCGGACTGGTGGTCTCCTTGTTTTCCTACGCCGTGATGCTCCGGATCGGCGCCCTCCCGCAGGACGAACGGGTCCTCCGGTGA
- a CDS encoding CpaF family protein, with amino-acid sequence MEAVRIVEDEVRELIRRRGLDPLRQAGEVRRLVEEAISDYDERALLAPLPPIGSLETARRFVFDAVAGFGPLQPLLDDPAIEEIWLNAPNEIFVARNGESELTSIALSDQQVRDLVERMLKSSGRRLDMSSPFVDAALPDGSRLHVVIPDVTRRHWAINIRKFVVRASRLEHLVELGTLTPQSARFLGAAVASGLNILVSGATQAGKTTMLNCLAASIGTRERVVTVEEIFELQFPLRDVVGLQCRQPNLEGEGEIPLRRLVKEALRMRPDRLVVGEVREAESLDMLIALNSGMPGMCTVHANSAHDAVTKICTLPLLAGENISSAFVVPTVASCIDLVVHCSRLPNGRRQVTEILSLGRRVENGVIESSMVFDLADGRLRPRANSMPAAEKFARSGYDVAALLEPR; translated from the coding sequence GTGGAAGCTGTGCGCATCGTCGAGGACGAGGTCCGCGAGCTGATCCGCCGCCGCGGGCTGGACCCCCTCCGGCAGGCCGGCGAAGTCCGGCGCCTGGTGGAAGAGGCAATCAGCGACTACGACGAACGAGCCCTGCTGGCGCCGCTTCCGCCCATCGGTTCCCTCGAAACGGCCCGACGGTTTGTCTTTGACGCTGTCGCCGGCTTCGGGCCGCTGCAGCCGCTGCTCGACGACCCCGCGATCGAGGAGATCTGGCTCAATGCGCCGAACGAAATCTTCGTGGCCCGCAACGGCGAGTCGGAACTGACGTCCATCGCGCTGAGCGATCAACAGGTCCGCGACCTCGTGGAGCGCATGCTCAAGAGCTCGGGGCGCCGGCTGGACATGTCCTCCCCGTTCGTCGATGCCGCGCTGCCCGACGGTTCGCGGCTGCACGTCGTCATCCCGGATGTCACCCGGCGCCACTGGGCCATCAACATCCGCAAGTTCGTGGTCAGGGCCAGCCGGCTCGAGCACCTCGTGGAGCTGGGGACGCTCACCCCGCAGTCGGCCCGGTTCCTCGGCGCCGCGGTGGCCAGCGGATTGAACATCCTGGTTTCCGGCGCGACCCAGGCAGGCAAGACCACCATGCTGAATTGCCTCGCTGCCAGCATCGGCACCCGCGAACGGGTGGTCACGGTGGAGGAGATCTTTGAACTGCAGTTCCCGCTCCGCGACGTCGTGGGGTTGCAGTGCCGGCAGCCAAACCTTGAGGGGGAGGGCGAAATCCCGCTCCGCCGCCTGGTGAAGGAGGCCCTGCGGATGCGGCCGGACCGCTTGGTGGTCGGCGAAGTCCGGGAAGCCGAAAGCTTGGACATGCTCATAGCTTTGAATTCGGGGATGCCGGGCATGTGCACCGTCCATGCGAACTCGGCCCACGACGCGGTCACGAAGATCTGCACGCTGCCGCTGCTCGCCGGCGAGAACATCTCCAGTGCCTTCGTGGTCCCAACCGTGGCCTCCTGCATCGACCTGGTGGTCCACTGCAGCCGGCTTCCGAACGGGCGACGCCAGGTCACCGAGATCCTCTCGCTGGGCCGGCGGGTGGAAAACGGCGTCATCGAATCGTCCATGGTCTTCGACCTGGCCGACGGCCGGCTGCGGCCCAGGGCGAACTCGATGCCCGCGGCGGAGAAGTTTGCCCGCTCCGGGTACGACGTCGCGGCGCTGCTGGAGCCGCGCTGA